The following are from one region of the Dioscorea cayenensis subsp. rotundata cultivar TDr96_F1 unplaced genomic scaffold, TDr96_F1_v2_PseudoChromosome.rev07_lg8_w22 25.fasta BLBR01001344.1, whole genome shotgun sequence genome:
- the LOC120256233 gene encoding protein SLOW GREEN 1, chloroplastic-like encodes MTCSVAWDVDVVEVRRKLTANLLPDAIAIIDCLIALEPNDKDLPLLKAHLHSHVGNPDAAKQLFEDLISKNTFLVKAYHGLVMVAYEYQSGTKLEVVHKRVEREIEMFKRKIRVVKGKYNDALKVYERMVTEEPRDFRPYFFQGIIYSMLKKNDEAEK; translated from the exons ATGACTTGCAGTGTGGCTTGGGATGTCGATGTCGTTGAGGTCAGGAGGAAGCTGACG GCTAATCTCCTCCCCGATGCTATTGCCATCATCGACTGCCTCATTGCTCTGGAACCCAACGATAAGGACCTCCCCCTCCTCAAGGCCCACCTACATAGCCACGTTGGCAACCCTGATGCCGCTAAGCAGTTGTTCGAGGATCTCATCTCCAAGAACACCTTCCTTGTGAAAGCCTATCACGGCCTTGTCATGGTGGCTTATGAGTACCAAAGCGGCACAAAGCTTGAGGTTGTCCACAAAAGAGTTGAGCGTGAGATCGAGATGTTCAAGAGGAAG ATTAGGGTTGTCAAAGGGAAGTATAACGATGCACTCAAGGTGTATGAGAGAATGGTCACAGAAGAGCCGAGGGATTTCAGGCCGTACTTTTTCCAGGGGATCATATATTCGATGCTGAAGAAGAACGATGAAGCTGAGAAGTAG